The following DNA comes from Thermococcus celericrescens.
CTCCTCGGAGGGAAGTTTGAATGAACGGTTTCCTTGAGGTCTTTCTTCTCTCACTGATTCCGACTTTTGAGGGGCGCTATGCAATAGTCTACGGCATAGGCAGGGGTTATCCCCTCTGGGAAACGCTTTTAGCCGCTTCCCTCGGCGTTCTGCTCCTCTCGCTAGTTCTTCCGGCAGCTCTTCCTTACATAGACAGACTGATGCTCTGGCTTGAGGGAACCTTCCTCAGGAAGATAGCCCACCTCTACCTCTACTACGTCGAACGGGTCAGGAAGAAGGCCCACCCCTACGTGGAGAAATGGGGCTTCATAGGGCTGACGATTTTTGTTGCAATTCCGCTCCCCGGAACTGGCGTCTGGACTGGAGCTTTAGCGGCCTACCTCCTCGCCATAGGGAGAAAGCAGACGGTTCCGGCGTTAATCCTCGGCGGACTTTTGAGCATGGTGATAACGTTGCTTCCGGCCCTGGGGCTGTTTGGGTAGAAAAAGGAGAAGCTCAGGTAAGGCTTCTTCCCATAGTCTCTTCTCCCAACGCCAAGACGTCCAGCGCGCCGATTATCGCCACCACAGCAATCACGAGGACAGCCAGGGCGCTTCCGCTCAGCTCCATTATCCTGCCGGCCAGGATCGGCGCGATTCCCCCGCCTATCCTTGCCATCGCCCCCGCCCAGCCGGTTCCGGTGCCCCTGACGGCCGTTGGATAAAGCTCCGGAGTGTAGGCGTATATCGCACCCCAGGCACCGAGGTTGAAGAAGCTGAAGGCTACCGCGCTCGCGATTATTGCAGTTTCGTTTCCTGAGTTTGCCGCGAAGTAGAAGCCAATCCCGGCTATTCCAGAAAGCAGGAGGTAGTAGGAAAGGGTTTTCTTCCTCCCAATCCTCTCAAGGAGGTAAGCGGCGCTCCAGTATCCGGGCAGCTGAGCTATCGCCGTGATGATGAAGTACTGGAAGCTCTTGAAGACGGTGATCCCAAGGGTCGAGGCCAGAAACTTTGGAAGCCAGATGAAGAAGCCGTAGTAGGCGAATGCTATGCTGAACCAGGCTATCGTGAGCATGAGGGTTGTTCTTCCGTACTTCCTCCAGAGGTCTCCGACCGAGGCTTTCCTTTCCCCTTTCGGGGCCTCAAGCTTGACGCTCACGCCGAGCACCTTTCTGATGGTCTCTTCGGCCTCCTTAACGCGCCCTTTGGTCAGAAGGAAGCGCGGCGATTCGGGGAGGGT
Coding sequences within:
- a CDS encoding COG2426 family protein — its product is MNGFLEVFLLSLIPTFEGRYAIVYGIGRGYPLWETLLAASLGVLLLSLVLPAALPYIDRLMLWLEGTFLRKIAHLYLYYVERVRKKAHPYVEKWGFIGLTIFVAIPLPGTGVWTGALAAYLLAIGRKQTVPALILGGLLSMVITLLPALGLFG
- a CDS encoding MFS transporter, which encodes MEAIENSRLNKFHYTLLAILGTVWAFIAVNTISAGFVIALLKNDPAFQGSLTKLGSLGSAALFGMLFGAWLFGYLADRIGRKKTLTLAVVTFSIGSIVSSFAGNLDALIALRFIVGLGLGGSLPVASSYFAEFMPRSIRGAMISILESFWAIGTIIIGVVALLVKADWRSILLFGGAIILILPLLLTLPESPRFLLTKGRVKEAEETIRKVLGVSVKLEAPKGERKASVGDLWRKYGRTTLMLTIAWFSIAFAYYGFFIWLPKFLASTLGITVFKSFQYFIITAIAQLPGYWSAAYLLERIGRKKTLSYYLLLSGIAGIGFYFAANSGNETAIIASAVAFSFFNLGAWGAIYAYTPELYPTAVRGTGTGWAGAMARIGGGIAPILAGRIMELSGSALAVLVIAVVAIIGALDVLALGEETMGRSLT